AATCATTAACGACCACCAGAGCAGTTGCCAGAAGCccatgctgtttgttttgctagTATATATTTCACACATACTCTTAAGTGGCCAGAGATTTGGATCGAGACGTCTGCAAAACTCTGGTAGTGTCGAGTCGCCTAAATGACTGGAAAAGTGTACAAAAGTGAGCGTTTATCTCAACATACATATATATTAGTTAAATACTACACGTGTCTGCAGGTGCAGATACAGACAGCAGTTGCCCTCGCTCAGTGTGGACAGCTGTGTGAAGCCCTTGGCCTCATTGCTGCGCGATGGCCTGCATGTTCTCCGAAGGCggctgcagaggctgcagctgcgcCGGCTGCAGCTGCGCCGGCTGCAGCTCAGAGTTCGGAATGCTGCACTCTTGTCCCTCGCGCATGTACAACAGAAACAGAGTCACCGTGGCGAAGGTGGCGGCGTTCACCGGGAACGCTCGGAGCAGGGTGGACACGAGTCCGCGGGAGAACACCCTCCAGCCCTCCTTGCGCAGGCTCTGTCTCACGCAGTCCATGATGCCGCTGTACTGGTTGACGCCGCCGACCCCGTCTGCTTGGAGGCGGGACTTGATGACGTCCACGGGGTAAGTTGAGATCCAGGAGGCGATGCCGGACATTCCGCCGGCGAACAGCAGCTTTGGAATCATGTAGGGGTCTTCCGGTTCGCAGCTGAGCGACCGCGTCAGTAAGTCGTATGCGAGAAAGTACACGCCGAAGCCGGGCGTCTCGCGCATCAAGGTGGTCACCATGCCGCGGTTGATGCCTCGGAAGCCCTCCTTCCTATAGATCCTGACCAGACAGTCCAGGGAGTTCTTGTACAACTTCCTCTTGGACTTCTTCTCACCGGTCCCCTGGAGCTGCATGCGTGTCTTGGCGAGCTCCATCGGGCAGCAGATGACGCACTGGATGGCTCCCGCGGAGGCCCCGGCCAGGAACTGATTGAGAGGCGTGTCGCAGCCAAGCCGGCGCATAGCGTTGCCCTGGACACCAAAAACTATAGCGTTTATGAAGGTCAAGCCCATCATCGGAGAGCCGATGCCCTTGTAGAGCCCGAGCATctacagagagaagaaagactGGATTACCGTCCACTCATGGACCTTAgctgtgtgtttagggtccTGTTCAAatcgagaggagaggagaggagagggagaggagagggagagggagagggagaggagatacctgtaaatgaataggggggggggggagcagaaaaactacacaggaatcagcatatctagtctgcttgatgaggaggaggaaaggagaggagaggagaccatgacccagtggggtgacagaggcctgtcaggtgatcatgtttccggaccccggcagcctcggcctataacagcataactaagatgtgacctaacgattagacgaagaactctgtctgatctgatttttgatcacctggaggcttcttaaagagttgtttggacaccctaataataaagagttacagtagtccagcctggaagtaacaaatgcatggactaacttttcagcatcatgccgcgtcagcagcttcctgatctttgtgatgttcctcaggtgaaaaaaggcacttctagagactaatttaatgtgtgagttgaaggagagattttgatcaaaagttactcctagattcctcacagagagactagatgttaatgagataccatctagagtgatcatgtgatctaatctatccctgagaggttcaggaccaaacaccatgacctcagtttttcctgtgttaaggaggaggaaattggaagacatccaggactttatgtctttaaggcaggtctgaagcttcactaacttctctgtctcctctggtttcatggataaataaagctggatgtcatcagcataacaatgaaaatgtatctgTTGGAAGGTGAACTCTGAGGTCCTGACAGCTCTGGCTCAGGTTCCCTTGAAGTATTTGATATACATCGGACCATTTGTACAAACTCCAGCTCAGATTAGTGCAGCGCTGCCAGTGACCCCTGAGTCATGTCTCAACAGGACGCTTTCCCCACATTTGCCGTGCGTGTGGACAGCCAGCTGTGGGACAGAGTCCTGGTTGTTCTTCCACTTCACAAAGTTGCAGCCACTGTGCGCTTGGAAGCCACCCGTTTCAGATCTGTGCCTCCACAAAATCCTGTTTCTGAGCTCTGGAGGCAGTGCCGGCCTCACGGGTCGATTTCTACTCTGACGTGGTCAGCTCGACACACGTGGACGATAAAGAAGgtacacaaacacatttcaaaaaTTCACATGAGAAGCAGACTGAAtggctgaaggctgcagcaCACGCTGAAAAAACACCTTAAAACCGCACATCTTCATACGAAAAAGGAAATTTGTTTGAGGAacagcagttgtttttttttttaattccatgaCTTGATATATAAAGTGCTGAGAACAAACCAGTTCTATAATAATTATTGATCTTGGCTGGGGTTTGTGATGTCAGACATGCTGGAAAGCCGCCAGAAATGCGAGACATTTTCTCTCCTGGCAGCCACCAAATATACTGCGCACGTCTAAAGCTTTTTTTAGCCCACACGGGACTCGGAGACGGTGCCGTAACCGGACACTGTACAGTGAGGAGATTCACACTGGCAGTCAGCAGCACAcggcagaaaataaaacacacgtATTATTCCACAGCTGTGACATTTGCAAGCGTAATCTAAGAAAAATCTGAACGGGGGGGGTCCACTGGGGGGCTGAATCTTACCGACTCCTGCCGCACGATTGACTGGAAGCAGTGAAAGGTCCCGCGGTACAGGGGTCTGTCCACATTTTGAACCTGAAGCCTCACCTGCAGACAACAAGAGTTACGTTAGCAACCCGACGGACCAAAGAGAGCAAAGATGGACGCAGCAGGTGTAAACGACAGGTTGCATTGCAGGCTTAAACGTATATAAACAGGCATCAAGGTTTCAGACAGTAAATGTTCTCGTCAGGGTGTAAAGAAAGATAGTTAAGGGGGTgcaaaattagaaaaaaaataggGGGGGACATCTACGGAGAATGAAGTTAAACAAGAGCAAACTGTCCTCTGTGCTTTGTATCTCTATACATCAAGACAAAATATTGGGTGAGAGTGGGGAAGAAAAGACCTTGACCATACTTACTAGGTCACATTTCCATGGAGAGCTTGtttatgtctctctctcatctacAACACAGTGACACTGCTGCTGTTAAAGACAGCCTCCCCCAGACACCAGCTCAGGGAGAGACGACAGTAAAAGCACAAGTACACAAGAGCTACAACCAAACCATTCACCATCTCTGTGCATGTCAGCGTGGCGTGCAAAGGCTAGCAACGGCGGTAACAAACAGAAGCAGCCGCCGGGGACCTGAAGGCATCGCGATGATAGGAAAACATGTGACGTTACATGGATTCAAACGTTCTGCATTATTTTAGAACGCGTGTTCGATAAACCCCTCTTGGAACGTAGGGATCATCTAGTTGCAGCAATCAAAGGCCACAACTAGcggaaaataaatgtgaaataaaatgaGTAACTCTATTCTGATAAAAATTTGCATTTGATGGGCAACTTGATCAGTGACAATTTCAACCATTATCCGGAGTCAAGCGTTGCCAAATGAGCTAATGACAGCAAATTGGAGGATGGTGCGACTGCCTGATGTTAACGCCGAGTAAAAGACGGTggaacacgcacacacccaccttTACAGTGTCAAATGGATGTCCCACCAAAACACCAGCCGCACCTGGAAAACAAGGGTTTCAAATTGAGCGTGAAAAATAGGAAATCACTCATCTGCTAATTAGCGCTTTATGCACAAAGCGTGTACCCAGCGGAGCACACACAGTGCAAACATGGTGTCTGAGGACCAGGAGAACGTCCTGCAAAAGCAAACAGCCCGTCAGTACTATACCCGTGTCAGACGTACAGTACAGTGGCCCTGGCCTTTAACTTATGCCAACGACCCAAAACAATCCTGCTGCCACAGCCCGTGTGTCGTATTCAAAAGGCAGAGGCGGCAACTAGGATGGCAAATTCATATCTGGTGTAGCAACATGCCGGCCGATATGTTGTGCGTCATTATGGATCATGCAAAGCACGAAAGATATTTAAGTTTCCTCGGTCAacagttgctgctgctgaaattCAGAGATTCTAATTAGATTAAGGCCCCTGTGGTTGAGGTAGCAGGGCTGGGCATGTATGAATCACTGAACAAATACCAGAACAGTCTAAGTCAGAAGATATCAGCGCCACGGATCTGTTGTGGATCTTGGACATGTTCTGGTATCTGAGATAAACCAGCTTCCTAAAAAGGTTAGACTGGGGCGTTTCCTGGGGGAAAATATGAGCATGAAAAGACATCTATTCAAAGAGGAAGGCATGGGCTCCATGTGTAGGCTTTTTGTCTGCACGGTCACTCCCTGATGAGGAATGGACAACGTCATCTCGGGACAAAAACGACAGACGAGGACGAGCAGAGATTTTACAATAATCGGGGGTGAAGCATGCATTCATTAGTGGCGTATAAAATGCAAAACGTACTCTAAATTGTCTATTGGTTTTCCTTTAAGGATCACGTTATCCTTAGAAAATATTGGGTGAGAGTTGGGTAGAAAAGACCTTGACCTTATGTCCCAGGATAGCAGAGTTTAAGACCGCTATCTCCTGTGGAGGTGCACTAGAACTTGAAAGAAAAAACTTACATccggtttttttccccccacatttcaTGAAAGAAAATGTAACAGCTACAGCTTTCATTTGCATCACACTGCTGCATTTAAACCTAATGATAACAACAGCTGATAAGGGGAAAAGAACCTAATTTAAGCCCTTAAATATCCGGGCGTCGGCTGAATAATTAGGCAGGAAAAAACAGGTAACTGGTTAACGTGGCTAGTTGGCTAACATCAACATTTGGGCTAAGCCCTTAGCTTACCTCCCATACAGCCCGCAACGAAGTCCATTGCCATTCCctcagaatttttatttttttatttttttttaaaagtcaggCTAACTCGACGAATGTGAGTCTTTACAAATCCTCAGGTGGGTCGTTTGTtgggagaggggggaagaaTCCGGAATATTTAGTGCTAAATCAAAACCCCCGGCTTGGTATCGATCCAAGCAGGTTAGCTCTTCCTTCGAGGTTGCTGATGCTGAGCGAGAAGAGAATCGCGAATAACGGTGAACTGGAAGACCGACTTTTGTGATGATGTGTCCGACTCTATAGCCTCGTTCAGCCAGAGCAGTTCTATTTCTGCACCGGACTGGGAGGCGGGGgttaaaagggggaaaaagagaagacGAATGTTTGCCTTTTTCTCCGCCGCAGCCCAATCGggaaacctggaggaggacaaCTCCCCTAAAGACGACCGTCCGCCCCTCGCACCCATTGGTCGGTGCGGGACAAATTGTGGAAGGATCGGTGCGGGTTCTCCTGAACCAACAGGATTATCGAGCTGGATGTCGTCGGCGTGTACCGAAGTTTGATGACTACACCGATATGTTGTGTCGTTATTTCGCCTTCAGTCTTGCAGTTATAGTGTGTGTAACGTGTGactttgtcaataaagttttatttgcGTTGCTTCTGCTGAAAATACATATGAAAAAACCCCACGCGCCCTAGAGTCGTTTACGCAGCACGAGACAGTAAATTACAAGAACACGTGACACGCAGTTGTTCCCTCCTCGCATTAAAAGCGCATTTCAAAATGTTTGTGCAAACTGAGCACACAGAGTTGCCCAATTTACtgaagaaacatttttaaaagctttaaatgttttaagGTGTTTTTGTAGTTTGCATTGTCAGGGTTTATGTATTTGATGTGCCGTTCTAGTTTACAGTTTTATATAAGCAGCGATGTTACTTATCAGTGTGCATGCAATTAATATGAATAAACTACTGTATAATGTGATAAACCTTTGTATCTTTATTGGTGTGGCAAAGTATTGAAATGCTGAACAAAACATCAAATTCTGGGTAAAGGTCACATGAGGAAGGAAATAGAGTTTCCctcaaaaatagaaaatatttacTGATATTCAAGGATTAAAAAGTGAAACAGTAGAACCACAGGCATTAACCTTGTGTCCAATTCTACTGATcacagaaaatagaaaaacatgACTTCACATTTCATTTGGTTTAATAAAATGATATAATtatatttaacacattttcaaTAAGTTTCCAACAAATTACTCAGTAACTTTAGTGGTTTTGTTGTCTAATATGGAGGTGCATTCCAGACAAAAATGAAAGCTACATAAAGTGCACAAACATCTAGTGTTCCATGTTGTTACGAAGAGCAAACAGTTACATAATGGATTTTAATCTTAAGTAGTCTACTGTTTGCAATCTTGATAGCTCCAATTTTCTTCAGAGTgatgctttttattattttttttaaccagataTCTCATGTCTGTGCCAGAAGTGCCCGATCCCTCAGGGTAACTAGGGCAAGATTATCTAACGAGTAAGGTCCCATGTGTAGACAACTACAAAGACTAATTTTTGGTTTACAGGATGTTTTCCAAGTAAACAAACAAGGCTTGAAGGCATTTTTGTCTGAGCAGATATGGACTCCAATGCAGAGCTTTAATCAACATTCACCCTGAGACCAGCAGTCAGGCTCATGACACATACACTCGGGCTGTAGACACAATAAACTCTATAAGATAGAGATGTACATGCTGCTCGCACGTAGGTCCAATCTGGATGTAAAATGTCCAGCTTCCACTTTCACGGTAACATAAGAAGCAACAGAAGAAGGAAAACTGCACGTTTCTTCTGGTACATAGATCAGAGGCGGGGGCAACATCGGCGTCGGTTTGAAGTCAGTGTTTAAAATTTAATGGCCTGGGTGTCATGAACTGCTTGACCGTTTCGTCCGTAACCTGTTTGCGCCGCTCTTGGTGCTGGGCAATCATTGGTTGGAGGGTGTCAATCAACATCTTCTTCAGTTCTCCTGTTAGGAGAGCACCACTGGCATAATCCTAGAGACAGAGTAAGAATGAAAGTGAGGTGAGGGAATGATAAACAGGGATAATAAATTAACAGAAACACAGTCAATGTTGGTGAGgtgcagaggaaaaacagaagataAAGCATTTTGTCCCTTCCTCTGATCTGCCCTCACCTGTCTGATCTTTTCCAGCTGTTCATCATCCTCCAGGAAGAAAGTCAAGTACATGAAGGAGACATCAACGTCAGGGTTTCCGCCGTGCTTCCTGTGCTCTTCCACTGTGTCCTTTCCTCCCGAAAACGCATGCTTGTTGACCTGCAAAGAACAGTTTCGCGAGGCACAATTATTGGTCTGCGGTCACACGCGACACAATCTGACCAGTAAAAGCCGCACCTTGGTTTTGATTTGTTTGGGTGTGTCCGTGAGGAAGATTGAGGAGTTTGCGTCGCTGGCGCTCATCTTGGTTTGTGCCCCCTGCAGGGCAGGGAAGAAGGTGGAGTGCAGCAGCGCTGGTTTGGGGTAACCAATCCTCGGAGCAACATCTCGGGTCATCCTGAAGTAAGGATCCTGCATGAAGGAGATGAGCACGACGGTTAAACATGACACCAGCAGGCTGTATCAGCTTGTCACAGAAATATTTTCCTAACCTGGTCGATGGCACAGGGGATAAGACATTGGATATCTTTTCTACTTCCAAAAATCTGTGGGAAAGAGTTACTGAAGGACGGTGCTGCCTGGATGGCTGGGAAGCTGATCTTTCCTGGAAtgacagcaaaaataaaaaagatgaagAGCCAAAATATTCCACTTGGAATcacaaaatacagcaaataaccttcaagctttttttttttgctagttTTGACTTACCAATGCAGTCGCTGTCTGTAAATCCAAAAATGCCTTTGACCTGGTTAAACGTTACATGCTTCTCAATCTTCACCACATTCCTGTAGAACTCAGGTGATGCCCTGCACAAATTAAAACATAGATAAAACACAATGAAagctaaataaaataagatgtgGAGCCTGCTTAGAAGATCGGATTACCCCATGTAGTCAAGGTCAGAGAAGATAAACGTCTTGTTGACATCGAAACCACATGCAATGATGTCTTTGGCGTTCTCCACGGCAAAGCGGTGGCACTCCTCTATTGTTAGATCCTTCCACAGGTACTTTTCATCGTCGGTCAGTTGAATCACCAGAGGGATGTCAAAAACATCCTGAAGCCACCTGAGAGGGAAAAATGAGTTACATTTATGAACATTGCAGAAGTCTGCAAGGCTCATCATGTATCCACATGACAGATCCTTCACTCATATCCTCACAATAAATACGTTTACAGAGCAAATAACCCACTTGGTAAAGATGAATGGGATGAGATGACCGACATGCATGGCCTCCGATGATGGACCTCTGCCGGTGTAGAGATAGAAGGACTTCTGCTTCTCGTATGCATCCAAGACCTGGTGCATGTCTCTGTCAGTGGAAAGCGGAGCATTTGGAATGAGTTAGAGTATTTTCACAATTTGCTTCcataaacacaataaatattTGGTGAGTATCCAACTATGGAACATAAATATGAATCTAGAAAACATTGTTCTAATCTAACATCAGCTGACCTGTGTGAAAAGAAGATTCCTCTTCGTAGGAAGCGGTGGGGTTTTTGACCTGAGACTTTCTCTATTCTGTCCACTAGTTGTTGGTCAATCTTGCTGCTTCCAAACCTTACTAATCAAAAACAGGAGAATATAACATTCATACCTTCTGTATATAATCCATGTCATATTATTACACTATGCATTACTTATAAAATAATCCCATCTCACCAATGAGTTTGTCATAATCCACTCCTTTGGCATTGGTGGTGGAAACGTTCCACGGGTCGACTGTGTCTTCATCATTACTGCCATCTGCTGTTGCCCCATTGAATGGAGCTGAGTTTTCTGAGGGGGGACTGCCTGCTTTATAATCCTGACCGGTCACTTGTTTGTATTCCAGTTTCATCTTTAGCAGCAACTGGACGGCAGCATCAATCTCAGCctaggaaacaaaaacaatgctAGTAGATATCACTCGGAGGAATTTCAACAGAAGCAGGGAGCGGATTCAAAACTATTCTCATTCTATTTCCCAAATACTGTTCACaaatctttcttctttttttaaaaaaaaggcattttacTGTGGGCAATGTGAGGTACACCTGTGCAATTAACCTGCTGTCGACCCAGCACATTGACACACATAAAAAAGTCTTAGACCTTTGGATCAGCTCATGAATCCCAAAAAAAAGAGTGTTGCATTAATATTTCTCTTCAGTGTATAATAAAAGTGAATTACTTTGTAACTTCATGATATGAAAGCTAGAATTGAAAACGGGACATcacaaataatgaaaatgatgaGTTAGGTAGGTCGTTCTTGGAATTAAAGAGGTAAGaagacaaataaatattttgtttaattCAGTAGTACTTACTTTGTCAGATTTGGCTGTTTTCAAAGCCCTGACTTGGTCTCCTTGTGCTGTCAGTTTCTCGTACAGTTCCAGGGGACTCATGGTTCTTTCAAAGTCTGGACTGTCGGCCATCCTCTTTACATTGGCTGAATGACACAAAATGTTCAACAATTTAAAGATTTAACACATAATACAATTCATATAGAAGTTGCATATGAAAGAAGACCGTCAAGGAAGGATAAAACGGGATTATGGAGGCTATAACGATACATTGCAGCTCCTTCAACAGCAGTTGTGAGAACCATATGTGAACATACCAGAGCTAACTTGGCTACTTATCAAGCTAATCACGAAATACAGCTCAAGCGACACGCGTTGTCCTGCTTTTTGTGGAGGGATGCAACATACGTTGATCGCGAATCGCTTTACGCGGATGcgatttttaaagaaatattaaaGAACACGCATACCAAACAGTATTGtacacacacagctgacagctTTCTCATTCAACTTACATCAGCCTATCTGAGGCAGTGTTTAGCCCAATGTATTCCCCGAAAACAAGATTGTTCTAATGGTCCGGTGTTCTGGTGTTGTCTATTAACGCAAAGGGGCAGCGTGGTATATTTCCTATAGTAAACTTGATACACACGATATTacgtttaatttaattttatacATACAGGCTTTGTGACGTAGTCATAAAGTGgttacattaaataaaatattccgAAACATCGGACCATTGACTGTGGAACTCGCTCTGTTTTCCGCTGAAAATTTCATAATAAAAGATTACAGTCTTAAACACATCGTGGAGTAATTGTACTTATTGGTACGATGCTTTTAATCTGAAATGCTTTGTCGGGATTTTGAGattgttgtgtttttgaaaCACTTCCGGCGTGGAACCCCTCACCAAAAGACAGGTACAACCATTAAACAAGATTGCTTTCATGGTTTAGTCAACTGAAATTTAcatcttcttgtttttttctctgtccttttcttagAATTGGTTGTAGCTAGATGCATGTTTTGTTCATTATTCGTATGCCAGCTTGTGTTTAAAGGTATAATTGAGGTGTAATGGCTTAATCGTAGGAAGCAAATGATAACCAGTAGTTCCAAGTTCTCTTTGTGAACTGTCTGAATGGCTTTAAAGAcgtcagaaaaataaactataaAATAGGAGTATGGCTAAGATGCCTGGATGCTGATCtaattggtttttttttgttgttttttttaaatcttatttattaCTTTGTTTCCTATGAAATTAAAGAGACGTTGGATGAGATACTGTTTGAGACAAAAACTGATTAGTATTTAGGGACATTTAAATCATCTTGTGAAAATGCTGTTGAACTATTTTCTCACCTTAATGAATCAAACTTCAAGAATTCCTAATACCTTCCCAAAATTCGCTATCGGTGCACTTCATGGCTGAAGTCGCTTTTCTAAAGTAACTAACACATCGGTGCAACACACTAAATAACCACTGAGTGTCACTCTAGCAGCGCAATTTTACGAAGTAAACTAATTTTTACCCTCTAattttcaacaggaagaaaatgtCTTCGCTAGTTGCCTATGAAGATTCAGAATCAGAAGATGAGAATTTTGAACTAAACATGGCCAGGACGTCTACTCAAACTGAATCTTGTTATGAAAAGCAGCAAGTCACAGCGTGGAAGTCCTCTGGCGTAGAACCAAGTCTTCACAGCTTCATACCTCAGGCAGCTAGATCAGCGCAGGACTTTCATAAAACTATCCCAAAAGGAAACACATCTTCACTATATTGCCATTCACAGCCTTTGAACTTAGCCTCACCATATTGCTGTGACAACACAGCAGCAACTCATCTTTGTAGTGATTCTAGGGCACCTCTGAATGTAGGTGAAACTGAGGGAAGGCTGTCATCCCTGCAGAGGCTTCCTCACATCATACAAAGATCTGATAATAGGTTGAAATCATCCAAACGACTTTGCAGTGACTTATCTGGTGTCAGACCTTACATGCCTAAAAGGCAGAGACTGGGCACCGTCGCAGCCATGGAGGACTCCAAATTTACAGGAGAGCAAACCAAAAGCAATCAAACAACAGAAAGCCCGATTTTGTCTGGCGTTTCAGAGCGAATTAGACACTATATTGATGAAAAACTTGGCGTAGCTGGGATACCAAGAAAACTTCTCATGAGCCTGGGAGGTCACCAGGGTCCTGTGAACACTTTGCAATGGAGTCCAATACCTCATCTTAgtcatctgctgctgtctgcttcCATGGACAAAACATTTAAGGTATGTTTCATCCACTCAGCTGAAAGCTGTGATCAGGTTTTTTTCTTGTGCCTCCCATAACAGGTTTTCCCCCCCACATATAAATATTCATTCAGTAGCAGTTTTTTATTTCATAGCAGGGAAACAACCCCTGATTTCCCTATCCTAAAGGTCAGGTCATGTGGGTGCCTCGCCAGCAGCTAAATGTTACCATACCAGAAGGACAACATGCATTCTACCAGCATCCCAAGAGGGCTCAGAATAATTAATGCATGAGTTTATTTGCATGATTATACAATTGCAGCACTAAGGCTGCCTGGTTTGGCAGTTTGTGTAAGATGGTGCAGATAAGGTGAGCAGATTTCAGTTATGTTTGTGCTCTTCTCCAGTTTACCAAGCTAGCTGTAGCGATGCAGACCGGAGGACCTGCACTTCATTTAAACCCTGAAGATATCTTCATTATCCGAAATCTCCTTGATTTCATGGCAATTTACAGGGTTTATCAAATGGAACAATATCAAAGcaactttaaaacacacatacacacacacgcccttACTGTGTTTATTAAAACATATTCAGC
Above is a genomic segment from Takifugu rubripes chromosome 2, fTakRub1.2, whole genome shotgun sequence containing:
- the slc25a29l gene encoding mitochondrial basic amino acids transporter isoform X1, producing MAMDFVAGCMGGAAGVLVGHPFDTVKVRLQVQNVDRPLYRGTFHCFQSIVRQESMLGLYKGIGSPMMGLTFINAIVFGVQGNAMRRLGCDTPLNQFLAGASAGAIQCVICCPMELAKTRMQLQGTGEKKSKRKLYKNSLDCLVRIYRKEGFRGINRGMVTTLMRETPGFGVYFLAYDLLTRSLSCEPEDPYMIPKLLFAGGMSGIASWISTYPVDVIKSRLQADGVGGVNQYSGIMDCVRQSLRKEGWRVFSRGLVSTLLRAFPVNAATFATVTLFLLYMREGQECSIPNSELQPAQLQPAQLQPLQPPSENMQAIAQQ
- the slc25a29l gene encoding mitochondrial basic amino acids transporter isoform X2, whose amino-acid sequence is MLGLYKGIGSPMMGLTFINAIVFGVQGNAMRRLGCDTPLNQFLAGASAGAIQCVICCPMELAKTRMQLQGTGEKKSKRKLYKNSLDCLVRIYRKEGFRGINRGMVTTLMRETPGFGVYFLAYDLLTRSLSCEPEDPYMIPKLLFAGGMSGIASWISTYPVDVIKSRLQADGVGGVNQYSGIMDCVRQSLRKEGWRVFSRGLVSTLLRAFPVNAATFATVTLFLLYMREGQECSIPNSELQPAQLQPAQLQPLQPPSENMQAIAQQ
- the wars1 gene encoding tryptophan--tRNA ligase, cytoplasmic, with product MADSPDFERTMSPLELYEKLTAQGDQVRALKTAKSDKAEIDAAVQLLLKMKLEYKQVTGQDYKAGSPPSENSAPFNGATADGSNDEDTVDPWNVSTTNAKGVDYDKLIVRFGSSKIDQQLVDRIEKVSGQKPHRFLRRGIFFSHRDMHQVLDAYEKQKSFYLYTGRGPSSEAMHVGHLIPFIFTKWLQDVFDIPLVIQLTDDEKYLWKDLTIEECHRFAVENAKDIIACGFDVNKTFIFSDLDYMGASPEFYRNVVKIEKHVTFNQVKGIFGFTDSDCIGKISFPAIQAAPSFSNSFPQIFGSRKDIQCLIPCAIDQDPYFRMTRDVAPRIGYPKPALLHSTFFPALQGAQTKMSASDANSSIFLTDTPKQIKTKVNKHAFSGGKDTVEEHRKHGGNPDVDVSFMYLTFFLEDDEQLEKIRQDYASGALLTGELKKMLIDTLQPMIAQHQERRKQVTDETVKQFMTPRPLNFKH